One genomic segment of Lysobacter sp. 5GHs7-4 includes these proteins:
- the ftsX gene encoding permease-like cell division protein FtsX gives MNAKSAAPSDSRSRLGTWIDHHVYSLVASLGRMLRKPWATALTVGVMAVALALPLGLWAALANVERFTGDVEQSRQIAVFLKPGLTAQRASALADELRARGEIAAIELRTPEQGLAELREKSGLGDAIATLDGNPLPSLLLITPKGDELLLAESLKALPDADLVQHDAGWRQRLDGWLRFGTRLAWVLAALLGLGALLVVGNTVRLDIQSRREEIGVLQLLGATDGFIRRPFLYLGACYGLAAGALALALLTAADFALREPLAELARSYGSKFALQGFDLRYAAAIVAGAAVLGWLGAGLVTGHYLRQTRPTDT, from the coding sequence ATGAACGCCAAGTCCGCCGCACCCTCCGATTCGCGCTCGCGCCTGGGCACCTGGATCGACCACCACGTCTACAGCCTGGTCGCCAGCCTGGGCCGCATGCTGCGTAAGCCGTGGGCGACCGCGCTCACCGTCGGCGTGATGGCGGTGGCGCTGGCCTTGCCGCTGGGTCTTTGGGCGGCGCTGGCCAACGTCGAACGCTTCACCGGCGACGTCGAGCAGTCGCGCCAGATCGCCGTGTTCCTCAAGCCCGGCCTGACCGCGCAACGCGCCAGCGCGCTCGCCGACGAGCTGCGCGCGCGCGGCGAGATCGCCGCGATCGAGCTGCGCACGCCCGAGCAAGGCCTGGCCGAGTTGCGCGAGAAGAGCGGCCTGGGCGACGCGATCGCGACCCTGGACGGCAATCCGCTGCCGAGCCTGCTGCTGATCACGCCTAAGGGCGACGAACTGCTGCTGGCCGAGTCGCTGAAAGCCCTGCCCGACGCCGACCTGGTCCAGCACGACGCCGGTTGGCGCCAGCGCCTGGACGGCTGGCTGCGTTTCGGCACTCGCCTAGCCTGGGTGCTGGCGGCGCTGCTGGGCCTGGGCGCGCTGCTGGTGGTGGGCAACACGGTGCGCCTGGACATCCAGTCGCGGCGCGAGGAGATCGGCGTGCTGCAGCTGTTGGGCGCGACCGACGGTTTCATCCGCCGGCCGTTCCTGTACCTGGGCGCCTGCTACGGACTGGCCGCCGGCGCGCTGGCGCTGGCGCTGCTGACCGCGGCCGACTTCGCCTTGCGCGAGCCGCTGGCGGAACTGGCGCGCAGCTACGGCAGCAAGTTCGCGCTGCAGGGCTTCGACCTGCGCTACGCCGCGGCGATCGTCGCCGGCGCCGCCGTACTGGGCTGGCTGGGCGCGGGCCTGGTGACCGGGCATTACCTGCGCCAGACCCGGCCCACCGATACCTGA
- the ftsE gene encoding cell division ATP-binding protein FtsE yields MTVLRFDNVSKRYSGGHEALSEVSFDVAPGEMLFVTGHSGAGKSTLLKLIHLSERPSRGAVLFGDKNLLKVRGRRIALHRREVGVVYQDHRLLADRSVADNVALPLLLRGLRRGDIAKRVRAVLDKVGLGARERALPGELSAGEQQRVGIARAIVCEPRLLVADEPTGNLDPTLSAEILALFASLPERGTSVLVASHDLSLVKRMRKRVLVLNQGRLVDDISPEDLAE; encoded by the coding sequence ATGACCGTCCTGCGCTTCGACAACGTCAGTAAACGTTACAGCGGCGGCCACGAGGCGCTGAGCGAAGTCAGCTTCGATGTGGCCCCCGGCGAAATGCTGTTCGTGACCGGGCATTCCGGCGCCGGCAAGAGCACGCTGCTGAAACTGATCCACCTCAGCGAGCGGCCCAGCCGCGGCGCGGTGCTGTTCGGCGACAAGAACCTGCTGAAGGTGCGCGGGCGCCGCATCGCCCTGCACCGGCGCGAGGTCGGCGTGGTCTACCAGGACCATCGCCTGCTCGCCGATCGCAGCGTCGCCGACAACGTCGCCCTGCCGCTGCTGTTGCGCGGTTTGCGGCGTGGCGACATCGCCAAGCGCGTGCGCGCGGTGCTGGACAAGGTCGGCCTGGGCGCGCGCGAACGCGCGCTGCCGGGCGAGCTGTCGGCCGGCGAGCAGCAACGCGTCGGCATCGCCCGCGCGATCGTCTGCGAACCGCGCCTGCTGGTGGCCGATGAACCTACCGGCAATCTCGATCCGACCCTGTCGGCGGAAATCCTGGCGCTGTTCGCGTCCCTGCCCGAACGCGGCACCAGCGTGCTGGTGGCCAGCCACGACCTCAGCTTGGTCAAGCGCATGCGCAAGCGCGTGCTGGTCTTGAACCAGGGCCGCCTGGTCGACGACATCTCGCCGGAGGATCTGGCCGAATGA
- the rhlB gene encoding ATP-dependent RNA helicase RhlB translates to MSDKPLTDVTFSSFDLHPSLLAGLEAAGFSRCTPIQALTLPIALTGRDVAGQAQTGTGKTLAFLVAVMNRLLTRPALAERKPEDPRALILAPTRELAIQIHKDAVKFGSDLGLKFALVYGGVDYDKQRELLQKGADVIIATPGRLIDYVKQHKVVSLHACEMCVLDEADRMFDLGFIKDIRFLLRRMPIRTERQTLLFSATLSHRVLELAYEHMNEPEKVVVETEFITAAKVRQKVYFPADEEKIPLLLGLLSRSEGARTMVFVNTKAWVERVARALERGGYRVGVLSGDVPQKKRESLLNKFQKGQLEILVATDVAARGLHIDGVSHVYNYDLPFDAEDYVHRIGRTARLGAEGDAISFACERYAMSLPDIETYIEQKLPVATVDADLLVALPRTPRETPAGEEGEENESIGAIFKEAREQRAADDARRGGGGRGRSGGGSSRDGGRREGGPRREGARSERPRREAGDAAATATEGAAPRPPRERKPRPEGEVAAVAAAPANAVEGERAPRKRRRRRGGRRVEGAEGASVQAAATPATPSAKPAEAKPAAAASGEAKPGLLGRIGRGLKSLVTRAPRSQH, encoded by the coding sequence ATGAGCGACAAGCCTTTAACCGATGTAACGTTTTCCTCGTTCGACCTGCATCCCAGCCTGCTCGCCGGCCTCGAAGCCGCCGGCTTCTCGCGCTGCACGCCGATCCAGGCCCTGACCCTGCCCATCGCCCTGACCGGCCGCGACGTCGCCGGCCAGGCGCAGACCGGTACCGGCAAGACCCTGGCCTTCCTGGTCGCGGTGATGAACCGCCTGCTGACCCGCCCGGCCCTGGCCGAGCGCAAGCCGGAGGATCCGCGCGCGCTGATCCTGGCGCCGACCCGCGAGCTGGCGATCCAGATCCATAAGGACGCGGTGAAGTTCGGTTCCGACCTGGGCCTGAAGTTCGCCCTGGTCTACGGCGGCGTCGATTACGACAAGCAGCGCGAGCTGCTGCAGAAGGGCGCCGACGTGATCATCGCCACGCCCGGTCGTCTGATCGACTACGTCAAGCAGCACAAGGTGGTGTCGCTGCACGCCTGCGAAATGTGCGTGCTGGACGAAGCCGACCGCATGTTCGACCTGGGCTTCATCAAGGACATCCGCTTCCTGCTGCGGCGCATGCCGATCCGCACCGAGCGTCAGACCCTGCTGTTCTCGGCCACGCTCAGCCACCGCGTGCTGGAGCTGGCCTACGAGCACATGAACGAGCCCGAGAAGGTCGTGGTGGAGACCGAGTTCATCACCGCGGCCAAGGTCCGGCAGAAGGTCTACTTCCCGGCCGACGAAGAGAAGATTCCGCTGCTGCTGGGCCTGCTGTCGCGCAGCGAGGGCGCGCGCACCATGGTGTTCGTCAACACCAAGGCCTGGGTCGAGCGCGTGGCGCGCGCGCTGGAACGCGGCGGTTACCGCGTCGGCGTGCTGTCCGGCGACGTGCCGCAGAAGAAGCGCGAGTCGCTGCTCAACAAGTTCCAGAAGGGCCAGCTCGAAATCCTGGTCGCCACCGACGTGGCCGCCCGCGGCCTGCACATCGACGGCGTCAGCCACGTCTACAACTACGACCTGCCGTTCGATGCCGAGGACTACGTCCACCGCATCGGCCGCACCGCGCGCCTGGGCGCCGAGGGCGACGCGATCAGCTTCGCCTGCGAGCGCTACGCGATGAGCCTGCCGGACATCGAGACCTACATTGAGCAGAAGCTGCCGGTGGCCACGGTCGACGCCGACCTGCTGGTCGCGCTGCCGCGTACGCCGCGCGAAACGCCGGCGGGCGAGGAAGGCGAGGAGAACGAAAGCATCGGCGCGATCTTCAAGGAAGCGCGCGAGCAGCGTGCTGCCGACGACGCGCGCCGTGGTGGCGGCGGTCGCGGCCGCAGCGGCGGCGGTTCCTCGCGCGACGGCGGCCGTCGCGAGGGCGGTCCGCGCCGCGAAGGCGCGCGCAGCGAACGTCCGCGCCGCGAGGCCGGCGATGCGGCGGCTACCGCCACCGAAGGCGCCGCGCCGCGTCCGCCGCGCGAGCGCAAGCCGCGTCCGGAAGGCGAGGTCGCCGCGGTCGCCGCAGCGCCCGCGAATGCGGTTGAGGGCGAGCGCGCGCCGCGCAAGCGCCGTCGCCGTCGCGGCGGTCGCCGTGTCGAAGGCGCCGAGGGCGCCAGCGTCCAGGCCGCCGCCACTCCGGCCACGCCGTCGGCCAAGCCCGCCGAGGCCAAGCCGGCCGCGGCGGCGTCGGGCGAGGCCAAGCCCGGTCTGCTCGGCCGCATCGGCCGCGGCCTGAAGTCGCTGGTCACGCGCGCGCCGCGTTCGCAGCACTGA
- the trxA gene encoding thioredoxin gives MSEKVLHAGDSDFDATVLQSAEPVLVDFWAPWCGPCKAIGPIVEQLADQYEGKAKVVKVDVQEFPSLGVRYNVRSIPMLLMFKDGQVHSSQLGAPPNIKSLLTQMIDKAI, from the coding sequence GTGAGCGAAAAAGTTCTGCATGCAGGCGATTCCGACTTCGATGCCACCGTGCTGCAGTCGGCCGAGCCCGTCCTGGTCGACTTCTGGGCCCCCTGGTGCGGCCCCTGCAAGGCGATCGGGCCGATCGTCGAGCAGCTGGCCGACCAGTACGAAGGCAAAGCCAAGGTCGTGAAGGTCGACGTGCAGGAGTTCCCGTCGCTGGGGGTTCGCTACAACGTGCGCAGCATTCCGATGCTGCTGATGTTCAAGGACGGCCAGGTCCACTCCAGCCAGCTCGGTGCGCCGCCGAACATCAAGTCGCTGCTGACCCAGATGATCGACAAGGCGATCTGA
- the rho gene encoding transcription termination factor Rho, translated as MSDNTPDAGDIAEKRVRKPRVAKADTAPAASPSAPAPAPAPAPAAAPAASAPAAPAPAPAAPAAPAPSAGDSAPASSGADGAPQGGNDGGGNAQRGEGGHDNNRGGGNNRRDRFRNRRDRDRDRGGRPRDDGMFNDGGNGENFVPRPHPQVPEGFPQYSLGDLKRMPAPKLLEIADQLSIQEGVARARKQDVIFALLKVLTRHGEGVAADGVLEILPDGFGFLRAAEASYLAGPDDTYISPSQIRRFNLRTGDHLSGRIRFPKDGERYFALSIVDTINGEPLEASKNKVLFENLTPLFPRRKFRLERGDGSTEDITGRILDLMAPQGKGQRALIVSPPKAGKTMMMQQVATAITTNHPDVHLIVLLVDERPEEVTEMQRTVRGEVVSSTFDEPAGRHVQVAEMVIERAKRLVEHKKDVVILLDSITRLARAYNNVVPSSGKVLTGGVDANALHRPKRFFGAARNVEEGGSLTIIATALIDTGSKMDEVIYEEFKGTGNSEVHLDRRIAEKRVYPAININRSGTRREDLLIEPELLQKIWILRKLLHGMDEIGAMEFLLDKMKTTKSNDEFFSSMKR; from the coding sequence TTGTCCGATAACACCCCCGACGCTGGCGATATCGCCGAAAAGCGCGTGCGCAAGCCGCGTGTCGCCAAAGCCGACACCGCTCCCGCCGCCAGCCCGTCCGCTCCCGCTCCCGCTCCCGCTCCCGCTCCTGCCGCCGCGCCCGCCGCGAGCGCGCCTGCGGCCCCGGCCCCCGCGCCGGCCGCTCCCGCAGCCCCCGCCCCCTCCGCTGGCGACTCCGCACCGGCCTCGTCCGGCGCCGATGGCGCGCCGCAGGGCGGCAACGACGGCGGCGGCAACGCCCAGCGCGGCGAAGGCGGCCACGACAACAACCGCGGCGGCGGCAACAACCGCCGCGACCGCTTCCGCAACCGCCGCGACCGCGATCGCGACCGTGGCGGCCGTCCGCGCGACGACGGCATGTTCAACGACGGCGGCAACGGCGAGAACTTCGTCCCGCGCCCGCACCCGCAGGTGCCGGAGGGCTTCCCGCAGTACTCGCTGGGCGACCTCAAGCGCATGCCCGCGCCCAAGCTGCTCGAAATCGCCGACCAGCTGAGCATCCAGGAAGGCGTCGCCCGCGCGCGCAAGCAGGACGTGATCTTCGCCCTGCTCAAGGTGCTGACCCGCCACGGCGAAGGCGTCGCCGCCGACGGCGTGCTGGAAATCCTGCCCGACGGCTTCGGCTTCCTGCGCGCGGCCGAGGCCAGCTACCTGGCCGGCCCGGACGACACCTACATCTCGCCCAGCCAGATCCGCCGCTTCAACCTGCGCACCGGCGACCACCTGTCCGGCCGCATCCGTTTCCCCAAGGACGGCGAGCGCTACTTCGCCCTGTCCATCGTCGACACCATCAACGGCGAGCCGCTGGAAGCGTCGAAGAACAAGGTCCTGTTCGAGAACCTGACGCCGCTGTTCCCGCGCCGCAAGTTCCGCCTGGAGCGCGGCGACGGCTCGACCGAGGACATCACCGGCCGCATCCTCGACCTGATGGCGCCGCAAGGCAAAGGCCAGCGCGCCCTGATCGTCTCGCCGCCCAAGGCCGGTAAGACGATGATGATGCAGCAGGTCGCCACCGCCATCACCACCAACCACCCCGACGTGCACCTGATCGTGCTGCTGGTGGACGAGCGTCCGGAAGAAGTGACCGAAATGCAGCGCACCGTGCGCGGCGAAGTGGTCTCCTCGACCTTCGACGAACCCGCCGGCCGCCACGTGCAGGTCGCCGAGATGGTGATCGAGCGCGCCAAGCGCCTGGTCGAACACAAGAAGGACGTGGTGATCCTGCTCGACTCGATCACCCGCCTGGCCCGCGCCTACAACAACGTCGTGCCGTCCTCGGGCAAGGTCCTGACCGGCGGCGTCGACGCCAACGCCCTGCACCGTCCGAAGCGCTTCTTCGGCGCCGCGCGCAACGTCGAGGAAGGCGGCTCGCTGACCATCATCGCCACCGCCTTGATCGACACCGGCAGCAAGATGGACGAGGTGATCTACGAAGAGTTCAAGGGCACCGGCAACTCGGAAGTGCACCTGGACCGCCGCATCGCCGAAAAGCGCGTCTACCCCGCGATCAACATCAACCGTTCGGGCACCCGCCGCGAGGATCTGCTGATCGAGCCGGAGTTGCTGCAGAAGATCTGGATCCTGCGCAAGCTTCTGCACGGCATGGACGAGATCGGCGCGATGGAGTTCCTGCTGGACAAGATGAAGACGACCAAGTCGAACGACGAGTTCTTCAGTTCGATGAAGCGCTGA
- a CDS encoding XVIPCD domain-containing protein, producing the protein MNAVVDSISDDSGTRGGSATVARRWYAGQGAPQDRPLNYTALLPADDEWSRDTVLRAMVADALQRNGQVVDEDTLEATVASVSGPGGALAQTALTWKLYPGETRADGRVSPPFHGYAVDMPASLQTSLVGYAKSWSAQRDASPEAPVDKPLAELQQLAASGGHADVAQTLAALEAAIKAGTAASQAGQPVDAVAMAAVLQFATSTGREREAAKILERYSAIKGVANDAKAIGQDAERVFNGRDPITRKPIDTDRRVDAAFDLLGNGFKIAGDVGATALLLGARNSGLVGGLIGVAPVGMAVVAFAAGAYQLIKHIREEILAPRWDEFRERFPFAEGLEPRKAINGVMRQISGMPTDAGNALSTATRVLDAMGENPETRERFLAFLKQKVQPESLVDILASGQGLERLNAQQAMDLAKAAKGSSREFLDLELQDVKRYVRDRDGDRERGTYLLPAAQQEAANRNTNKVGGAVDEGLRVAGVLTSGANALNGMYKDMLDKLKGVDTGQVKLDPKQQQNLAAALVPVTRDGGLTQVDHLFASKDGSKLFAVQGDPLAANRRMVSIDVAAGSSQSLEHSSQLAARSMATGEATQQQATQGGGRGL; encoded by the coding sequence ATGAATGCAGTAGTCGATTCGATTTCGGACGACAGCGGCACGCGTGGCGGCAGCGCCACCGTCGCCCGTCGTTGGTATGCCGGACAGGGGGCGCCGCAGGACCGTCCCCTCAATTACACGGCGCTGTTGCCTGCCGACGACGAATGGTCGCGCGACACCGTGCTGCGCGCGATGGTCGCCGACGCCTTGCAACGCAACGGCCAGGTCGTGGACGAGGACACCCTCGAAGCCACGGTCGCCTCGGTCTCCGGACCCGGCGGCGCGCTGGCCCAGACCGCCCTGACTTGGAAGCTGTACCCGGGCGAGACGCGCGCCGACGGCCGCGTGTCGCCGCCGTTCCACGGTTATGCGGTGGACATGCCCGCCAGCCTGCAGACCTCGCTGGTCGGTTACGCCAAGAGCTGGTCGGCGCAGCGCGACGCCAGCCCCGAGGCGCCGGTGGACAAGCCGCTGGCCGAGTTGCAGCAGCTGGCCGCCAGCGGCGGTCACGCCGACGTCGCCCAGACCCTGGCCGCGCTGGAGGCCGCGATCAAGGCCGGCACCGCCGCCAGCCAGGCCGGACAGCCGGTGGATGCGGTGGCGATGGCGGCGGTGCTGCAGTTCGCCACCAGCACCGGCCGCGAACGCGAGGCGGCCAAGATCCTGGAGCGCTACAGCGCGATCAAGGGCGTAGCCAACGACGCCAAGGCCATCGGCCAGGATGCCGAGCGCGTGTTCAACGGCCGCGATCCGATCACCCGCAAGCCCATCGACACCGACCGCCGCGTCGATGCCGCTTTCGACCTGCTCGGCAACGGCTTCAAGATCGCCGGCGACGTCGGCGCCACCGCGCTGCTGCTGGGCGCGCGCAACTCCGGCCTGGTCGGCGGCCTGATCGGCGTGGCGCCGGTGGGCATGGCCGTCGTCGCCTTCGCCGCCGGCGCGTATCAGTTGATCAAACACATCCGCGAGGAAATCCTGGCGCCGCGTTGGGACGAGTTCCGCGAGCGCTTCCCGTTCGCCGAAGGCCTGGAACCGCGCAAGGCCATCAACGGCGTGATGCGTCAGATCTCGGGCATGCCCACCGACGCCGGCAACGCCCTGTCCACCGCCACCCGCGTGCTCGATGCCATGGGCGAAAACCCGGAAACGCGTGAGCGCTTCCTGGCCTTCCTCAAGCAGAAGGTGCAGCCCGAGTCGCTGGTCGACATCCTCGCTTCCGGGCAGGGCCTGGAGCGCTTGAACGCGCAGCAGGCAATGGACCTGGCCAAGGCCGCCAAGGGCTCCAGCCGCGAGTTCCTGGACCTGGAGCTGCAGGACGTGAAGCGCTACGTGCGCGATCGCGACGGCGACCGCGAACGCGGCACCTACCTGCTGCCGGCCGCGCAACAGGAAGCGGCCAACCGCAACACCAACAAGGTCGGCGGCGCGGTCGACGAAGGCCTGCGCGTGGCCGGCGTGCTGACCAGCGGCGCCAACGCCTTGAACGGCATGTACAAGGACATGCTGGACAAGCTCAAGGGCGTCGACACCGGTCAGGTCAAGCTGGATCCCAAGCAGCAGCAGAACCTCGCCGCGGCGCTGGTGCCGGTCACCCGCGACGGCGGCCTGACCCAGGTCGATCATCTGTTCGCCAGCAAGGACGGCAGCAAACTGTTCGCGGTGCAGGGCGATCCGCTGGCCGCCAACCGGCGCATGGTCTCGATCGACGTCGCCGCCGGCTCCAGCCAGAGCCTGGAGCACAGCAGCCAGCTCGCGGCGCGCAGCATGGCGACGGGCGAGGCGACGCAGCAGCAGGCGACGCAGGGCGGTGGTCGCGGGCTCTGA
- a CDS encoding energy transducer TonB has translation MQGNSLKRAAFTATALALACAAQAQTPPTPPKPAVNSIMTTRVDSEIKIDPSGALVEYRSETPLPDDVRISLERQVRAWRFEPVLIDGKAVTAKARMRVTLAARQLGEERYAVTVDNVTFPATGYGVLPDAPPAAVTVSSRKILPPAYPQGLARARVGGVVLLYLRLSPEGRVLEATPVQTSLLNVYGSDKTLAQGVSALEQATARAARNWEFNVQLHTDHPSARDLTVSMPVEFQAPGMRETRPGQWRTEVRGTRREPAWLRGETGNQRIGVSDVDSGDVVPLASALKLTSEVQGVAL, from the coding sequence ATGCAAGGAAACTCCCTCAAGCGCGCCGCCTTCACGGCGACCGCGCTGGCCCTGGCCTGCGCGGCCCAGGCGCAAACCCCGCCGACCCCGCCCAAACCGGCGGTGAACTCGATCATGACCACGCGCGTCGACAGCGAGATCAAGATCGACCCCAGCGGCGCATTGGTCGAGTACCGCAGCGAAACCCCGCTACCCGACGACGTCCGCATCAGCCTGGAACGGCAGGTCCGCGCCTGGCGTTTCGAACCGGTGCTGATCGACGGCAAGGCGGTCACCGCCAAGGCGCGCATGCGCGTGACGCTGGCCGCGCGCCAGCTGGGCGAGGAACGCTACGCGGTCACCGTCGACAACGTGACCTTCCCGGCCACCGGCTACGGCGTGCTGCCGGATGCGCCGCCGGCCGCGGTCACCGTCAGCAGCCGCAAGATCCTGCCGCCTGCGTATCCGCAAGGCTTGGCGCGTGCGCGCGTCGGCGGCGTGGTGCTGCTGTACCTGCGCCTGTCGCCGGAAGGCCGCGTGCTGGAAGCCACGCCGGTGCAGACCAGCCTGCTCAACGTCTACGGCAGCGACAAGACCCTGGCCCAGGGCGTGTCGGCGCTGGAACAGGCGACCGCGCGCGCGGCGCGCAACTGGGAGTTCAACGTCCAGCTGCACACCGACCATCCCAGCGCCCGCGATCTCACCGTCAGCATGCCGGTGGAGTTCCAGGCGCCGGGCATGCGCGAGACCCGTCCCGGTCAGTGGCGCACCGAGGTCCGCGGTACGCGCCGCGAACCGGCCTGGCTGCGCGGCGAAACCGGCAACCAGCGCATCGGCGTGTCCGATGTCGATTCCGGCGACGTCGTGCCGCTGGCCAGCGCGCTGAAGCTGACCAGCGAAGTGCAGGGCGTGGCGCTGTAA
- a CDS encoding response regulator transcription factor, giving the protein MRLLVLEDQTDLREAVAGRLRAHGHAVDEAADLADAESYVRSYAYDAFVLDRSLPDGDALASLRQWRQRGIGTPALFLTARDAVEDRIDGFAGGADDYLVKPFSMDELMARIAAIGRRGGTIRPSVLRVADLEIDLGRREVRRGGIALPLRPKEFSLLQLLAERAGQVVARNDIVAACWGEEQAPASNADEVLIAALRRKLGNPPLLRTVRGAGYLLDGADAART; this is encoded by the coding sequence ATGCGCCTGCTCGTACTCGAAGACCAGACCGATCTGCGCGAAGCCGTCGCCGGTCGCCTGCGCGCGCACGGGCACGCGGTGGACGAAGCGGCGGACCTGGCCGACGCCGAGTCCTACGTGCGGTCGTACGCCTACGACGCCTTCGTGCTCGACCGCAGCCTGCCCGACGGCGATGCGCTGGCGTCGCTGCGACAGTGGCGCCAGCGCGGCATCGGCACGCCGGCGCTGTTCCTGACCGCGCGCGACGCGGTCGAGGACCGCATCGACGGCTTCGCCGGCGGCGCCGACGACTATCTGGTCAAACCGTTCTCGATGGACGAACTGATGGCGCGCATCGCCGCCATCGGCCGTCGCGGCGGCACGATCCGCCCCAGCGTGCTGCGGGTGGCCGACCTGGAGATCGACCTGGGGCGCCGCGAAGTGCGTCGCGGCGGCATCGCCCTGCCGCTGCGGCCCAAGGAATTCTCGCTGCTGCAATTGCTGGCCGAGCGCGCCGGCCAGGTGGTCGCGCGCAACGACATCGTCGCCGCCTGCTGGGGCGAGGAGCAGGCACCGGCGTCCAATGCCGACGAAGTGCTGATCGCCGCGCTGCGCCGTAAGCTCGGCAACCCGCCGCTGCTGCGCACGGTGCGCGGCGCCGGCTATCTGCTGGACGGAGCCGATGCCGCGCGCACGTGA
- a CDS encoding HAMP domain-containing sensor histidine kinase — MPRARDALLRRLHLRLTAIWTAAWLLCVIVLCAVAVATHARLTQLDLASSARLRATAVYGLTWFDADGRFHDALLRKEPGVLDAGSDIWVIAGGPPPKVLLRPDRARFDLADPSALAQRVLREGEDAAEEGRDRRGRPYLLQTKVTYDDRDRPVAAILVLADPSARDATHAAFVRWTLLIAAALAAFGILVGHLLSRRSLRPAIASFEQQERFIAAAAHELRTPVARLQALCETAHDGREPPAQILARVERVAGQTAGLVDQLLLLARLDAAAAPVRKEPVRLDLLVEAILPEEHEIAFEATESVVEADLRLVQTAVRNLIDNARLHGAADATAEPVRVTVSGRSVIVEDRGPGFPQALLERIREPFVTGPTSRGTGLGLAIVQHIAQLHGGELRLHNREGGGARVELLL; from the coding sequence ATGCCGCGCGCACGTGACGCGCTGCTGCGGCGCCTGCACCTGCGCCTGACCGCGATCTGGACCGCGGCCTGGCTGCTGTGCGTGATCGTGCTGTGCGCGGTCGCGGTGGCCACGCATGCGCGGCTGACCCAGCTCGACCTCGCCTCCAGCGCGCGCCTGCGCGCCACGGCGGTGTACGGGCTGACCTGGTTCGACGCGGACGGGCGCTTCCACGATGCGCTGTTGCGCAAGGAGCCCGGCGTGCTCGACGCCGGCAGCGACATCTGGGTGATCGCCGGCGGACCGCCGCCCAAGGTGCTGCTGCGCCCCGATCGCGCGCGCTTCGATCTCGCCGATCCGTCGGCGTTGGCGCAACGCGTGCTGCGCGAGGGCGAAGACGCCGCCGAGGAAGGCCGCGACCGACGCGGCCGCCCCTACCTGCTGCAGACCAAGGTGACCTACGACGATCGCGACCGGCCGGTGGCGGCGATCCTGGTGCTGGCCGACCCCAGCGCGCGCGACGCCACCCACGCCGCGTTCGTGCGCTGGACGCTGCTGATCGCGGCCGCGCTGGCGGCGTTCGGCATCCTGGTCGGGCATCTGCTGTCGCGGCGCTCGCTGCGCCCGGCGATCGCCTCGTTCGAACAGCAGGAGCGCTTCATCGCCGCCGCCGCGCACGAACTGCGCACGCCGGTCGCGCGGTTGCAGGCGCTGTGCGAAACCGCCCACGACGGCCGCGAACCGCCGGCGCAGATACTGGCGCGCGTCGAGCGCGTCGCCGGCCAGACCGCCGGCCTGGTCGATCAGCTGCTGTTGCTGGCGCGCCTGGACGCGGCGGCCGCGCCGGTCCGCAAGGAACCCGTGCGCCTGGACCTGCTGGTCGAGGCGATCCTGCCCGAGGAGCACGAGATCGCCTTCGAGGCCACCGAGTCGGTGGTGGAGGCGGACCTGCGGCTGGTGCAGACCGCGGTGCGCAACCTGATCGACAACGCGCGGCTGCACGGCGCCGCCGATGCGACCGCCGAACCGGTCCGCGTGACGGTCAGCGGCCGCAGCGTGATCGTCGAGGACCGCGGCCCGGGATTTCCGCAGGCGCTATTGGAACGCATCCGCGAGCCGTTCGTGACCGGCCCGACCAGCCGCGGCACCGGGCTGGGTCTGGCCATCGTCCAGCACATCGCGCAGCTGCACGGCGGCGAGTTGCGTTTGCACAATCGCGAGGGCGGCGGCGCGAGGGTGGAACTGTTGCTCTAG